In Streptomyces sp. TLI_146, the genomic stretch GACACGTAGACGCTGTCCGCGAGCCGCGCGATCTCCTGGAGCGGCCGGTCGAAGTGCACGGCGCACTCCCACAGCCGCGCGCCGTCGAAGTGCACCACCGCGTCCCGCTCCCGGGCCGCCTCCACCACGGCGGTCAGCTCGTCCCAGGTGGGCAGGGTGAACCCGGCGTCGCGCAGCGGCAGTTCCAGCATCAGCGCGCCGAACGGCTCCTCGAAGTCCCGTACCTCCTCGGCCGTGGGCAGCCGGGGCGCGGTCGTCGGGTGGACCGTGCGCAGCCCGCTCACCGCGCCGAAGGCGCCCCGCTCGTGCACCTCGGGGTGGGCCAGCGGGTGCAGCGCCACCGTGCTGTCGCCGGTGCGCCCGGCCCAGCAGCGCAGGGCGACCTGCTGGGCCATGGTGCCGGTCGGGAAGTAGGCGGCCGCCGGGAAGCCCAGCAGGTCGGCGGTGCGCCGCTCCAGCTCGGCGACCGGCCCGTCGCCGTAGAAGTCCGGGGACTCGGCCATGTCGTAGACCGTGTGCGCCTCGGCCGCCAGCGCCGTCAGCCGCTCGCCCATGTCCATGTCGCCCGGCGCCCGCCACAGGGTCCGCTCCGCGTTGCGCCAGGCCGCCAGCCTGCGTACGCGCTGGTCCTGCTCGGACCGGTCGTTCTCGCCCGCCTCGTTCGTCATGATCAGATCATCGCCCACAGCCTGTGGAC encodes the following:
- a CDS encoding low specificity L-threonine aldolase, with translation MTNEAGENDRSEQDQRVRRLAAWRNAERTLWRAPGDMDMGERLTALAAEAHTVYDMAESPDFYGDGPVAELERRTADLLGFPAAAYFPTGTMAQQVALRCWAGRTGDSTVALHPLAHPEVHERGAFGAVSGLRTVHPTTAPRLPTAEEVRDFEEPFGALMLELPLRDAGFTLPTWDELTAVVEAARERDAVVHFDGARLWECAVHFDRPLQEIARLADSVYVSYYKTLEGMSGAALAGPESLIEEARTWRHRYGGQLFQQYPAALSALVGLDRVLPELPSYVAHARVVAGALAEGFTKAGVAWFRVNPEVPHTHQFHVWLPYDADALTEAAVGQAEETGVALFRRWFPAPAGPPGLSYTEMTVAGPGLRWSAEDLRDAVAEFVRRLG